Proteins co-encoded in one Callospermophilus lateralis isolate mCalLat2 chromosome 2, mCalLat2.hap1, whole genome shotgun sequence genomic window:
- the LOC143390850 gene encoding olfactory receptor 13J1-like — translation MESVNRTVVSQFFLKGFSGYPVLEHLLFPLCLTMYLVTLLGNTAIVAVSILDAHLHTPMYFFLGNLSILDICYTSTFVPLMLVHLLSSQKTISFIGCAIQMCLSLSTGSTECLLLAIMAYDRCLAICRPLRYPVLMSPRLCLLLAGAAWVLCLLKSVTETVIAMRLPFCGHHMVSHFTCEILAVLKLACGDTSVSEAFLLVGAILLLPVPLTFICLSYMLILATILRVPSAAGRRKAFSTCSAHLAVVLLFYGTVIFMYMKPKSKEARISDEVFTVLYAVVTPMLNPVIYSLRNKEVKEAVRTVWGRRKACR, via the coding sequence ATGGAGTCTGTCAACAGGACCGTGGTCTCTCAGTTCTTCCTGAAGGGATTTTCTGGCTACCCAGTCCTGGAGCATCTGCTCTTCCCACTCTGCTTAACCATGTACCTGGTGACCCTACTGGGGAACACGGCCATTGTGGCAGTGAGCATCCTCGACGCCCACCTGCAcacacccatgtacttcttcctgggCAACCTCTCCATCCTGGACATCTGCTACACATCCACCTTTGTGCCTCTGATGCTGGTTCACCTCCTGTCATCTCAGAAGACCATCTCCTTTATTGGCTGTGCCATCCAGATGTGTCTGAGTCTGTCCACGGGCTCCACAGAGTGCCTGCTGCTTGCTATCATGGCCTATGACCGATGTCTGGCCATTTGCCGACCACTCAGGTACCCAGTGCTCATGAGCCCCCGGCTCTGCTTGCTGCTGGCGGGAGCCGCCTGGGTGCTCTGCCTCCTCAAGTCAGTGACTGAAACAGTCATCGCCATGAGGCTGCCATTCTGTGGCCACCACATGGTTAGTCACTTCACCTGTGAGATCCTGGCAGTGCTGAAGTTGGCCTGTGGTGATACATCAGTCAGCGAGGCCTTCCTGCTAGTGGGTGCCATCCTGCTGCTGCCTGTGCCCCTGACCTTTATCTGCCTGTCCTACATGCTAATCCTGGCCACCATCTTGAGGGTACCCTCAGCTGCCGGCCGCCGTaaagccttctccacctgctCAGCACACCTGGCTGTGGTGTTGCTTTTCTATGGCACTGTCATCTTCATGTACATGAAACCCAAGAGCAAGGAGGCCCGCATCTCTGATGAGGTCTTCACAGTCCTCTACGCCGTGGTCACACCCATGCTTAACCCCGTCATCTACAGCCTACGGAACAAGGAGGTAAAGGAGGCTGTCAGGACAGTGTGGGGCAGGAGAAAGGCCTGTAGGTGA